One genomic region from Pseudomonas hormoni encodes:
- a CDS encoding response regulator transcription factor, with protein MSQESLSDSPLDNGPIVFVVDDDESVRIALNSLFRSMDVRVETFASAAEFIRRPDPQAPCCLVLDVRLQGSSGLDFQRELLESANKLPIIFISGHGDIAMSVKAMKAGALDFLVKPFRDQDLLDAVSAALRTDTKRRELAKEDAGLHACYQSLTAREREVMAYAVKGLMNKQIAGEISISEVTVKIHRGNAMKKMKAKSFADLVRMAESLGIGGKH; from the coding sequence GTGAGTCAAGAATCTCTCTCTGATTCGCCTCTTGATAATGGACCCATAGTCTTCGTTGTTGATGATGATGAGTCCGTGCGCATCGCATTAAACAGTCTTTTCCGCTCGATGGATGTGCGGGTCGAGACGTTCGCCTCCGCGGCCGAATTCATTCGCCGCCCCGACCCTCAAGCACCGTGCTGCCTGGTGCTGGATGTCCGCCTCCAAGGATCCAGTGGCCTGGATTTTCAGCGAGAGTTGCTTGAGTCAGCGAATAAGTTGCCCATCATCTTCATATCCGGGCATGGCGACATCGCGATGTCTGTTAAAGCGATGAAGGCTGGCGCCCTAGACTTCCTGGTCAAACCATTTCGCGACCAGGACCTCCTGGACGCGGTATCGGCTGCACTCAGGACAGATACAAAGCGCCGTGAACTGGCCAAGGAGGATGCCGGATTGCATGCATGTTACCAGTCACTGACTGCGCGGGAACGCGAAGTCATGGCTTATGCCGTGAAGGGCCTGATGAACAAACAGATCGCCGGCGAGATCTCTATCAGTGAAGTCACTGTCAAAATTCACCGTGGTAACGCGATGAAAAAAATGAAGGCGAAGTCGTTTGCTGATCTGGTACGAATGGCTGAATCGCTAGGGATAGGAGGTAAGCACTGA
- a CDS encoding alpha/beta fold hydrolase, translating to MKQLFAGLALAATMISSTAAMAAPVKPTVVLVHGAFADSSSWNGVVKILEKDGYPVIAASNPLRSLKGDAQSVADVLASIKTPIVLVGHSYGGPVISEAAYGNANVKALVYVAAIAPEAGESTADLAGRFPGNTLGPTLAPPVELADGGKDLYIQQDKFHDQFAADVSYADAKVMAATQRPVTVEALNEKSSEPAWKTIPSWFVYGDKDKNIPAQAQAFMAERAHAKRTVAVKGASHVVMVSNPKVVASLIEAAATAK from the coding sequence ATGAAACAGTTATTTGCAGGGCTTGCTCTCGCAGCAACAATGATCAGTTCGACCGCTGCAATGGCCGCTCCGGTCAAACCAACCGTTGTGTTGGTGCATGGCGCCTTCGCCGACTCCAGCAGTTGGAACGGTGTGGTAAAAATTCTTGAAAAAGATGGGTATCCGGTAATCGCGGCCTCCAACCCTCTTCGCTCGCTCAAGGGTGACGCACAGTCGGTAGCTGATGTGTTGGCGAGCATCAAGACTCCAATCGTCTTGGTCGGGCACTCTTATGGCGGTCCGGTCATCAGCGAAGCTGCCTATGGAAATGCCAACGTCAAAGCCTTGGTTTACGTCGCAGCTATTGCACCCGAGGCAGGTGAGTCCACCGCAGACCTGGCGGGTCGCTTCCCAGGTAACACACTTGGCCCAACCCTGGCGCCACCGGTTGAATTGGCCGACGGTGGAAAGGACCTCTACATCCAACAGGACAAGTTTCACGATCAGTTCGCCGCGGATGTGTCGTACGCCGACGCCAAGGTGATGGCTGCGACCCAACGCCCTGTGACCGTAGAGGCGCTCAACGAAAAGTCGAGCGAGCCAGCGTGGAAAACCATTCCTTCATGGTTCGTTTACGGTGACAAGGACAAAAACATCCCTGCGCAAGCCCAGGCGTTCATGGCTGAACGAGCGCATGCCAAACGGACCGTGGCGGTCAAAGGCGCGTCCCATGTCGTGATGGTGTCCAATCCGAAGGTCGTTGCCAGCC
- a CDS encoding sulfite exporter TauE/SafE family protein, with product MEFLLYLALGACAGVLAGLFGVGGGLIIVPVLVFSFTLQGFDGSVLTHLAVGTSLATIIFTTILSVRAHHRTGAVYWKVFGWMTVGILIGAGLGSVTASFIAGPHLQKIIGIFAIVVSIKMALDFKPKVTRGLPGKPALTLAGMVIGWASAIFGIGGGSMTVPFLTWRSLTMQQAVATSSACGFPTAVVGTISFMILGWHDPLLPEHSLGFVYLPAVIGIALTSMVFAPFGANLAHRLSPRILKLLFALMLVLVGIDFLT from the coding sequence GTGGAATTTCTGCTCTATCTGGCTCTTGGCGCATGCGCTGGAGTGCTGGCTGGTCTGTTTGGGGTCGGCGGCGGCCTCATCATCGTCCCGGTCCTCGTGTTCAGCTTCACCCTACAGGGCTTTGACGGTTCGGTGCTGACTCATCTGGCGGTTGGCACTTCGCTGGCAACTATCATCTTTACAACCATCCTGTCTGTCAGAGCCCATCATCGTACGGGGGCGGTGTATTGGAAGGTATTCGGATGGATGACGGTCGGCATTCTGATCGGAGCCGGTTTGGGATCAGTCACCGCCAGCTTCATTGCCGGTCCGCATTTGCAAAAAATCATTGGCATTTTTGCCATTGTGGTGTCGATCAAGATGGCTCTGGACTTCAAACCCAAAGTCACCCGTGGCTTGCCTGGCAAACCTGCCCTGACTCTGGCCGGCATGGTGATCGGCTGGGCGTCTGCGATTTTTGGCATTGGCGGTGGTTCCATGACTGTGCCGTTCCTGACCTGGCGCAGCCTGACCATGCAGCAGGCGGTGGCGACCTCCTCCGCTTGCGGCTTCCCAACAGCAGTGGTGGGCACGATCAGTTTCATGATTCTTGGATGGCACGATCCATTGCTGCCAGAACACAGCCTCGGTTTTGTCTACTTGCCGGCAGTGATCGGCATTGCACTGACCAGTATGGTCTTCGCCCCGTTTGGCGCGAACCTGGCACATAGACTGTCACCCAGGATCCTGAAACTGCTATTCGCCCTGATGCTGGTGTTGGTGGGAATAGACTTTTTGACGTGA
- the cynS gene encoding cyanase, producing MTQSHVYNEVSIALTTEILQAKASRNLSWQDLSNGTGLGLAYVTAALLGQQPLPADAARIIGQKLGLNSESVALLQIIPLRGSLSGVPSDPTIYRFYEMIQIYGTTLKALVHEQFGDGIISAINFKLNMQKVEDPEGGHRAVITLDGKFLPLRPF from the coding sequence ATGACACAGTCACACGTTTATAACGAAGTCAGCATTGCATTGACGACCGAGATTCTGCAAGCCAAAGCAAGCAGAAACCTGTCATGGCAGGACCTGTCAAACGGTACCGGATTGGGCCTGGCTTACGTCACCGCAGCCCTCCTGGGTCAGCAACCGCTGCCAGCAGACGCAGCCAGAATCATCGGCCAAAAACTCGGCCTGAACTCCGAGAGCGTGGCTTTGCTGCAAATCATTCCACTACGCGGAAGTTTGTCAGGGGTCCCAAGTGATCCAACCATCTACCGTTTCTACGAGATGATCCAGATCTACGGAACTACGCTGAAAGCTCTGGTCCACGAGCAGTTCGGCGACGGCATAATCAGCGCAATCAACTTCAAGCTAAATATGCAGAAAGTTGAAGATCCAGAAGGTGGCCACCGTGCGGTGATTACCCTTGACGGTAAGTTTCTGCCGCTGCGCCCTTTCTGA
- a CDS encoding DUF2790 domain-containing protein yields MKKFLFLVLSVTASLSTYTQEANAAPAVDTYKYGMHLDVAKVVKTSPTADVCGPTPVRMTYNDSHGEVHILEYRVIGTGCTN; encoded by the coding sequence ATGAAAAAATTCCTGTTTCTCGTCTTGTCCGTTACGGCCTCGTTATCAACATACACACAAGAAGCCAACGCAGCTCCAGCCGTTGACACTTATAAATACGGAATGCATCTCGACGTAGCTAAGGTGGTCAAAACTTCACCGACAGCTGATGTCTGCGGACCCACACCAGTGCGAATGACATACAACGACTCGCACGGCGAAGTACACATCTTGGAATACCGCGTCATTGGCACCGGATGCACTAATTGA
- a CDS encoding OprD family outer membrane porin, which yields MKRKTLPAAIMLASVTFGANAADTKAHGFFEDSQTTLSSRTMYYNNDNHDGGADQREAATALKFGFVSGFTEGTVGFGLDVSSLVAIHLDGGKGHHPDANTFFPSDTDGSASHSWSRAGANVKARFSKTEVAVGNVLTPSLPILVATDSRLVIQNFGGGIITSKEIDDLTLTAGKIDQSSGRATSNSTGLAVAGGTKDSNDFRFAGGDWKITKDLMLQYYFARLENYYKQDFLGLVHLLPLGNEQSFKTDLRYFDSSSDGKNGEIGYRFNNNGGYAKTPGEVDNKTWSAMFTYSLGGHAFMLGHESVSDDGGFVWLNQGNVVDGRNRPEGNGGTAFYLFTDAIVGNFSRAGEQTNFGQYSYDFSKLNVPGLKASVAYLKGDNIKGINGGGDLSEWERDMRVDYVIQAGPLKGFGTTLRHGTYRSDNAAVANQDQTRLIFNYSHSL from the coding sequence ATGAAAAGAAAAACTTTGCCCGCCGCGATCATGCTCGCGAGCGTCACATTCGGGGCCAATGCCGCAGACACCAAGGCGCATGGGTTCTTCGAGGACAGTCAGACGACTCTCAGCTCTCGCACCATGTATTACAACAATGACAACCACGACGGTGGAGCCGACCAGCGTGAAGCGGCCACCGCGCTCAAGTTCGGGTTCGTGTCGGGCTTCACTGAAGGCACGGTCGGTTTTGGCCTCGACGTGTCCTCGCTGGTTGCCATTCATCTGGATGGCGGTAAAGGCCATCACCCCGACGCCAATACGTTCTTCCCTAGCGACACCGATGGCTCGGCCTCTCATTCATGGAGCCGAGCCGGCGCCAACGTCAAAGCACGCTTCTCAAAAACCGAGGTCGCTGTAGGCAATGTACTTACGCCCAGCCTGCCGATACTCGTTGCCACGGATTCGCGGTTAGTCATTCAAAACTTCGGCGGCGGCATCATCACGTCCAAGGAAATCGACGACCTTACGCTCACCGCTGGCAAAATTGATCAGTCCTCCGGTAGAGCTACAAGTAACTCTACCGGACTGGCAGTTGCAGGCGGCACGAAGGATTCAAACGACTTCCGCTTCGCAGGCGGTGACTGGAAAATAACCAAGGATCTGATGCTTCAGTACTACTTCGCCAGACTTGAGAACTATTACAAACAGGACTTCCTTGGCCTGGTTCACCTGCTTCCTTTAGGCAATGAGCAGTCATTCAAGACCGATCTGCGCTACTTCGACAGTAGCTCCGACGGAAAAAACGGCGAGATCGGATACCGTTTCAATAACAACGGAGGTTATGCCAAAACACCTGGAGAAGTGGATAACAAAACCTGGAGTGCCATGTTTACCTATAGCCTTGGAGGTCATGCGTTCATGCTGGGCCACGAAAGTGTCAGCGACGACGGAGGGTTTGTATGGCTCAACCAGGGCAACGTCGTAGACGGCCGGAATCGACCGGAGGGGAACGGAGGTACGGCGTTCTATCTGTTTACCGATGCCATTGTCGGCAACTTTTCCCGGGCAGGTGAGCAAACCAATTTTGGTCAGTACTCCTATGACTTCTCAAAACTGAATGTGCCTGGGCTGAAGGCATCGGTCGCCTACCTCAAAGGCGATAACATCAAAGGTATCAACGGTGGAGGCGATCTTTCGGAATGGGAGCGTGACATGAGGGTCGACTACGTCATCCAAGCTGGGCCGTTGAAAGGCTTTGGGACTACCTTGCGCCATGGCACCTATCGTAGTGACAACGCTGCGGTTGCAAACCAAGATCAAACCCGCCTTATTTTCAACTACAGCCATTCTTTGTAG